DNA from Candidatus Glassbacteria bacterium:
GTTCCCAGGGCCGCCAGCACCTTCGCCGCGACGTTCTCCAGGTTCCCCTCGTACTTCCCGTGCATGATCAGATTGACCGTGGCCGGGGAGTACCCGATCCGTGCGGCGGCCCTGGCTTGGCTTGTATCCGCCACCTCGCGCTTCAACAGTTCTAGCCACATGGGAAGTCCTCCCCCTTGATAGCGGGCCGGGCAGGCTTGCCCGTCCCGCCCTGGCCGTTGCGGTCGCGCACTGTTTTGCCGTCCCGCATCAGCAGCGGGTGGAGCGGCCCGGTGTCCCGGAGGAGCGCCCAGCGGGATACCGGCTTCCAGTTCGATGCTGCCTGCGGCCCGTTCTTGAGGCGCTTCAGGTATCCGGCCCGCTCGAGGGCCAGCAGGTAGCGGCGCGCCCCGCGCGCGGCGCTCGTTTCGTTTTCCTGGGCCGCGATCTCAACCAAGTCTGTCACGGAAAACTTGCGGGCCATCCGTGCCGCCTTCCAGACCCGCTCCCGCAAACTTCCCCGCCGAGGGCGCCTCTTCGATCCATCATGGAGGCCCGAGCGCACCCGGCCCCCGGACTTGAAGCACTCAATCCCTGCTTTGGTGATCCGGTAGTGGCCCCTGTCCGGTTTCTCTGCCAGGCCCCGCCGCACAAGCACCGACAGGGACTGGCAGACTCGGGATTTGGACCGCTCGACAAACCGGGCCGCGTCTTCCAGGGAGACGCTCTTTTCGCTATCGAGGCGGAGTTTATACAAAAGTTTTTCGGCCAGGGGGATCATTTCTTCCCGTTTCTATTGACCAGGCCAGGGCGCATAGCCCGCCAGTCGTGGATGAGTTCAAGGCCCCGCAGGTCGGCCAGCTTGACTTCCTTCCAGCCGTTGCGCCGGGCAATGTTTTCCACCAGGGCGATTCCGTTGAGGACGCTACGAATCTTCCCTTTCGAGAGGCGGTGCAGTTCGGCCACCAGGTCTTCCGCCATCGCGACTTCGGCCTTTTCCTTCACGCACAGGGCGGTGTCTTCCGGCGTGGCGGGCTCGAACTTCACCCGGCGGGCGATGCGCGATGAGATTTGTTCGTGCCGGTCCAGGCGGCGGCCGATGCCCTCCATCCCGATCAGAATCAGAGGAAATTCCAGCAGGTCGGAAAGGTCCCGGAAGGTTTCCAGCACTTTGGAGTCGTGGAGCGTGTGCTCCACTTCATCCAGCACCACGGCCGGGGGCGTCTCATCCCGGGCCATCAAAGCGAGGGCGTCATTGAATAAATCGGAGTTGAACCTTGAGGGACTCCCTCCCAATTCGGTGATGAGATTCGCCAAGGCCCTGTTGGGTGTCCAGGTCGTTTTGGCGCGGAGGTAGATCGCGCCTTGTTGCACGGCCCACCAGCGGGCCACCATCGTCTTGCCCAGGCCGGGCTTGCCCTCAACGAGCATCAGGCAGGCTTCCGCCGCGCCCCGCTTTTCCACTTCGGTGATTCCGGCCAGGAACCGTTCGACGTTTGACGTTTTGGCAAATACCGTGGTACGCATTGAATTCGACCTCCAAATCAAGGTTGTGGAAAGCCGCCCGGCGCTCGAACGCCTGGCGGTTTTTTTTCGCCTACATCGCGGCTTCCGTGCCGCCGTCCCCCGGCCCGAACAGCAGCCGGTATTCATCGCTCCCCTTGTAATCCTCGACCCACTCCCGGTCAGCCCCGGTCACTTCGGCCTTGTTGGTCCGCAGCCAGCGGAACTTGTCCGCGTCCGAGAAGAACACGGGCCTGTTATTGGCTAGCTCATTGACCGGCGCGGATTCCGGGGCCGGTGGGCTGGCGGTCTCCAGTTCGGCCAGCTTCGCGGCGGCGGCTTCCCGCTCGGCCGGGCTGACCGGCGTGGGCTCGGTTTCGGCCACTTTCCCGGCTTCGGCTTCCACTTCCGCCAGCTTGGTTTCCAGGCGGCGGCGGCGGGTTTTGGTCCGGGTGTCCCGGGCCTGTTCGATCATGGATT
Protein-coding regions in this window:
- a CDS encoding ATP-binding protein; the protein is MNTGCCSGRGTAARKPRCRRKKTARRSSAGRLSTTLIWRSNSMRTTVFAKTSNVERFLAGITEVEKRGAAEACLMLVEGKPGLGKTMVARWWAVQQGAIYLRAKTTWTPNRALANLITELGGSPSRFNSDLFNDALALMARDETPPAVVLDEVEHTLHDSKVLETFRDLSDLLEFPLILIGMEGIGRRLDRHEQISSRIARRVKFEPATPEDTALCVKEKAEVAMAEDLVAELHRLSKGKIRSVLNGIALVENIARRNGWKEVKLADLRGLELIHDWRAMRPGLVNRNGKK